The following proteins are co-located in the Flectobacillus major DSM 103 genome:
- a CDS encoding xanthine dehydrogenase family protein molybdopterin-binding subunit — MATQWTFSRRNFLVKSGIGIGLALGLGIIGKSFVRRKFAEQADKGVLRTFSTNDEPTLWFEILANNQLTIYSPKVEMGQGIFMALAQIVAEELDADIQHIQVVHSTTKRGPNDPNTTGGSDSVSSMYMALRTLAANMREMIKLQAAKIWNVSPDSLITQNSIVSYQTKKLTYGEIVAQTPTWIIPDTEPVLKKNTDFKIIGKALPRVDLIAKIKAEPIFGIDASFPNMLFATVLRPPQFDVTIVSIDTTLAEQSTGVKKVFVEKNFVGIVALSRYQALEAKQKLKVTWTQPEKPVQQQDILATVQVGKGTPTLIQSSGDTESFWQDTDIYTAEYHSPMGAHAQMEPNGATALYQDGKVTLKMSTQSVLLTRSEVAKATGIAEEDIDIQPTFLGGGFGRRLYTPHAAEAVILSRAVEQPVQVLFEREEEFQNSYLRPPTHHVLKAKLQNGRIIALEHNTSSGDVAFGSSLVPSFAAPILGADFGAWRGGMLQYERIPNFQTVSWRCQLPFATSWWRGLGLLANSFAIESFIDELAFKSHIDPIAFRIAHIADDERGTRLKGVLKAVEKMAEWKNPLLPQGHALGIACSTDVNTPVAQVVEIKLENEQIKVVKVYCALDAGLVINPDGIKAQCEGAIMMGLSASMYEEIQIENSKVMPNQYLSYQMAQLKDAPEIIIEIVSTGDTPRGVGEPPIGPIGAAIANAAAKLTGIRLNRMPLQKEYNRIKQTRS; from the coding sequence ATGGCTACTCAATGGACATTTTCGAGACGAAACTTTCTTGTTAAATCAGGAATAGGTATTGGATTAGCTTTGGGGCTTGGTATCATTGGCAAAAGCTTTGTAAGACGTAAGTTTGCAGAACAGGCCGATAAAGGCGTATTAAGAACTTTTAGCACCAACGACGAACCTACTTTATGGTTCGAAATTTTGGCCAATAATCAACTCACCATTTATTCGCCCAAAGTAGAAATGGGACAAGGAATTTTTATGGCTTTGGCTCAAATTGTAGCAGAAGAGCTTGATGCCGACATTCAGCACATACAAGTGGTGCATAGTACTACAAAACGTGGCCCAAACGACCCTAATACTACAGGTGGTAGCGACTCGGTTTCGAGTATGTATATGGCTTTACGTACCTTGGCAGCCAATATGCGGGAAATGATAAAATTACAAGCTGCTAAGATATGGAATGTATCGCCCGACAGCTTGATAACCCAAAATAGTATTGTGAGCTATCAAACAAAAAAGCTAACCTACGGCGAAATTGTTGCCCAGACTCCAACGTGGATAATACCCGACACAGAACCTGTTTTAAAGAAAAATACAGATTTTAAAATTATCGGAAAAGCCTTGCCTAGAGTCGACTTAATAGCCAAAATAAAGGCTGAACCTATTTTTGGTATTGATGCTTCTTTTCCGAATATGCTTTTTGCTACTGTTTTACGGCCACCACAATTTGACGTAACGATTGTGTCAATAGATACCACATTGGCAGAACAATCAACAGGCGTAAAGAAAGTATTCGTAGAAAAAAACTTTGTCGGAATAGTAGCCTTATCACGGTATCAAGCTTTGGAAGCCAAACAAAAACTGAAAGTAACATGGACACAACCCGAAAAGCCCGTACAACAGCAGGATATTCTAGCCACAGTTCAGGTTGGAAAAGGAACGCCAACGCTTATTCAGTCTTCGGGCGATACAGAATCATTTTGGCAAGATACCGATATTTATACTGCCGAATATCACTCTCCAATGGGAGCTCATGCTCAGATGGAACCCAATGGAGCTACAGCATTGTATCAGGATGGTAAAGTGACGCTCAAAATGAGTACACAGTCTGTTTTATTGACCCGCAGCGAGGTGGCCAAAGCTACAGGGATTGCCGAAGAAGATATTGACATACAGCCTACTTTTTTGGGTGGAGGGTTTGGCCGAAGGCTGTATACACCGCATGCGGCCGAAGCAGTGATACTCTCCAGAGCTGTTGAACAACCCGTTCAGGTATTGTTTGAGCGAGAAGAAGAGTTTCAAAATAGCTATTTACGACCACCAACCCATCATGTTTTAAAAGCCAAGCTACAAAATGGCAGAATTATAGCTTTAGAGCATAATACATCTAGTGGCGATGTAGCATTTGGGTCGTCGCTTGTGCCAAGCTTTGCAGCTCCTATCTTGGGCGCGGATTTTGGGGCATGGCGTGGTGGTATGCTTCAGTATGAAAGAATTCCTAATTTTCAAACAGTCTCTTGGCGATGTCAATTACCTTTTGCCACAAGTTGGTGGCGAGGCTTAGGTTTATTGGCTAATTCATTTGCCATAGAATCTTTTATCGATGAGCTAGCCTTCAAGAGTCATATCGACCCAATAGCCTTTAGAATAGCCCATATTGCCGACGATGAACGAGGCACAAGACTCAAAGGGGTACTAAAAGCCGTAGAAAAAATGGCGGAATGGAAAAATCCACTCTTACCCCAAGGCCATGCTTTGGGAATAGCCTGTTCTACAGACGTAAATACTCCTGTAGCTCAGGTAGTAGAAATAAAGCTTGAAAATGAGCAAATAAAAGTAGTAAAGGTATACTGTGCCCTCGATGCAGGTTTAGTGATTAATCCAGATGGTATAAAAGCTCAGTGCGAAGGGGCTATCATGATGGGGCTTAGTGCAAGTATGTACGAGGAAATACAAATAGAAAATAGTAAGGTGATGCCTAATCAGTACCTTTCTTATCAGATGGCTCAATTAAAAGATGCACCAGAAATAATCATAGAAATTGTTTCTACGGGCGATACTCCTCGTGGCGTAGGCGAGCCTCCTATTGGGCCAATTGGTGCGGCCATTGCCAATGCTGCAGCCAAATTAACAGGTATACGATTGAATCGAATGCCTTTACAAAAGGAATATAATAGGATAAAGCAAACTCGTAGTTAA
- a CDS encoding (2Fe-2S)-binding protein, giving the protein MKLTFELNRKKQAIEVPEGMPLLWIIRDILNLKGTKYGCGKGLCGSCTVLVNNEAVRSCSYPANLVQNKQITTIEGIGEAEQLHPVQQAWLEEIVPQCGYCQPGFMMATVKLLQEYPKPTNQQIDEYITNICRCGTYYRIRKAIHRAAEIAHKKD; this is encoded by the coding sequence ATGAAATTAACGTTTGAATTAAATCGTAAAAAACAAGCTATTGAAGTTCCCGAAGGCATGCCTTTGTTATGGATAATTCGTGATATACTGAATTTGAAAGGTACAAAATATGGTTGTGGGAAAGGTCTTTGTGGATCATGTACCGTTCTTGTCAACAATGAAGCTGTACGTTCATGCTCGTATCCTGCCAATTTGGTTCAAAACAAGCAAATAACAACTATCGAAGGTATTGGCGAGGCCGAGCAACTTCATCCTGTTCAACAGGCATGGCTCGAAGAAATTGTACCTCAATGTGGTTATTGTCAACCTGGATTTATGATGGCTACCGTAAAGTTATTGCAGGAATACCCTAAGCCAACCAATCAACAAATAGATGAATATATTACTAATATTTGTAGATGTGGAACATATTATAGAATAAGAAAGGCCATTCATAGAGCAGCAGAAATAGCTCATAAAAAAGACTGA
- a CDS encoding thioredoxin family protein, which translates to MLKSKLFALILTLLTINAFASKNPNKKDEGTTGIQFFHGTFKEALAKAKKEKKLVLMDCYTTWCGPCKYLKTKVFTDKALGDYINQKFISIAVDYENGEGPGVAQMYPVEGYPTLYFLDGAGKVKKTILGVPQGGAKEILQTAQKLK; encoded by the coding sequence ATGCTTAAATCAAAATTATTCGCACTGATATTGACGTTGTTGACTATCAACGCTTTTGCCAGTAAAAATCCCAACAAAAAAGACGAAGGAACTACAGGTATTCAATTTTTTCATGGAACATTCAAGGAAGCTTTAGCCAAAGCTAAAAAAGAAAAGAAATTAGTATTGATGGATTGCTATACTACTTGGTGTGGGCCATGTAAATATTTAAAAACCAAAGTGTTTACAGATAAAGCTTTAGGTGACTATATCAACCAAAAGTTTATTAGTATTGCTGTTGATTATGAAAATGGTGAAGGCCCTGGGGTAGCTCAAATGTATCCAGTAGAAGGCTATCCAACTTTATATTTCTTGGATGGTGCTGGCAAAGTAAAGAAAACAATTTTAGGTGTACCTCAAGGTGGAGCAAAAGAGATTTTACAAACAGCTCAGAAACTCAAATAA
- a CDS encoding TerC family protein translates to MQALFSPDAIISLITLTFLEIVLGIDNIIFISIAANKLALKDQAKARNIGLLLAMLFRVILLFGLSFIISLQEPFVHIDWGWFKAGISGQSLILFIGGLFLLYKATSEIHHKLEGDPQDDHVERPKGSAADKLTAVVLQIALINIVFSIDSILTAIGLTHNLPVMIMSVIFSILIMMGFSGPVGKFVNEHPSIQMLGLAFLIMIGFMLIAESAHNSEVAIFDSHIGTVPKGYLYFAIAFSLLVEFLNMKSDKAKPVQLHDYKAQAKKEGLLDDEQQTS, encoded by the coding sequence ATACAAGCCTTATTTAGCCCCGATGCTATTATTAGTTTAATCACCCTTACATTCCTTGAAATTGTACTCGGAATTGACAACATTATCTTTATATCAATTGCCGCTAACAAATTGGCATTGAAAGACCAAGCCAAAGCTCGTAATATTGGTTTGTTGCTAGCCATGTTATTTCGTGTAATATTACTATTTGGCTTGTCATTTATTATTTCTTTACAAGAGCCTTTTGTACATATTGACTGGGGCTGGTTTAAAGCTGGTATTTCGGGTCAAAGTTTGATTTTATTTATTGGGGGGCTGTTCTTACTTTATAAGGCTACCTCCGAAATCCATCATAAGCTAGAAGGCGACCCACAAGACGATCACGTAGAACGTCCTAAAGGAAGTGCTGCCGATAAGTTGACAGCCGTAGTTTTGCAAATTGCGTTAATCAATATTGTATTCTCGATAGACTCAATTTTGACAGCAATTGGTTTAACGCATAACTTGCCTGTTATGATTATGTCGGTGATATTTTCTATTTTGATTATGATGGGCTTTTCAGGGCCAGTGGGTAAGTTTGTCAACGAACACCCATCTATTCAAATGTTGGGCTTGGCATTCTTGATTATGATTGGCTTTATGTTGATTGCCGAAAGTGCTCATAACTCGGAGGTTGCTATTTTCGATTCGCATATAGGAACTGTGCCAAAAGGCTATTTGTACTTCGCTATTGCCTTCTCGTTGTTGGTTGAGTTTTTGAATATGAAAAGCGATAAAGCAAAACCTGTACAACTTCACGACTACAAAGCTCAGGCTAAAAAGGAAGGTTTATTGGACGACGAACAACAAACATCTTAA
- a CDS encoding NUDIX hydrolase: MNNNPYELNPQVQDQDYIQQLSVDCVIFGFHQNQLKVLVSRFKNTDLWGLLGGYVRQQENIDDAAKRILYDTTRLEGIYLEQYHTFGEYDRTSNEQLQLILQKNQISIEDSHWMLRRFVSIGYYALVDFSQVQPSPGFLCDICEWYDLQQLPTLVLDHEIMIRKALACLQGGLDQKLVGFSLLPETFTMAELKILYETILAKKIRMNNFQRKILDLNILERIEKKYTGAAHKAPYLYRIAQRDKIIDSV, encoded by the coding sequence ATGAATAATAATCCTTACGAATTAAATCCCCAAGTACAAGACCAAGATTATATTCAACAATTATCAGTAGATTGTGTCATTTTTGGCTTTCACCAAAATCAACTCAAAGTATTAGTATCACGATTTAAGAATACTGATTTGTGGGGACTTTTGGGAGGGTATGTTAGGCAACAAGAGAATATCGATGATGCCGCCAAACGGATTTTATATGATACTACACGACTTGAAGGGATTTATTTAGAACAATATCATACTTTTGGAGAATACGACCGTACCAGTAATGAGCAACTTCAGCTTATTCTGCAAAAAAATCAAATATCCATCGAAGATTCTCATTGGATGTTGCGTCGTTTTGTTTCTATTGGGTATTATGCTCTCGTTGATTTTTCGCAGGTACAGCCTAGTCCTGGGTTTTTGTGTGATATCTGCGAGTGGTATGACCTACAACAGCTTCCTACGTTGGTACTAGACCATGAAATAATGATTCGGAAAGCTTTGGCATGTCTGCAAGGTGGTTTAGATCAAAAACTTGTTGGTTTTAGCTTATTACCCGAAACATTTACGATGGCCGAACTCAAAATCCTTTATGAAACTATATTGGCGAAGAAAATCAGAATGAATAATTTTCAGCGGAAAATATTAGATCTCAATATTCTTGAACGCATAGAAAAAAAATATACAGGTGCTGCCCATAAAGCTCCATATCTATATCGTATCGCTCAAAGAGATAAAATTATTGATAGTGTTTAG
- a CDS encoding UDP-2,3-diacylglucosamine diphosphatase, giving the protein MIQIQLQPHKKIYFASDFHLGYPSHEESLIRERKMVRWLDSIQNDAQVIFLVGDIFDFWFEYKNVIPKGFIRLQGKLAELSDNGIEIILFTGNHDIWIFDYFTKEMGIKVYRDPQEYAIYYPEKTLPMQLYIAHGDGLGPGDNGYKVLKKVFENKLCQWAFSWLHPHIGITLAHWWSGSRKDPERIKRELVFKGNSEWLLNHAIAEEAKKHHDFYIFGHRHLLLDLEVGTQSRYINLGEWCYDNEETSYHYAVWDGKKINIERFLEKP; this is encoded by the coding sequence ATGATTCAGATTCAACTCCAACCCCATAAAAAAATATATTTTGCCTCCGATTTTCACCTTGGATACCCCTCTCATGAAGAAAGTTTGATAAGAGAACGTAAAATGGTTCGCTGGCTTGATAGCATCCAAAATGATGCACAAGTTATTTTTTTGGTTGGTGATATATTTGATTTTTGGTTTGAATACAAAAATGTAATTCCTAAAGGTTTTATTAGACTTCAGGGCAAACTAGCCGAACTATCTGATAATGGCATCGAAATTATTTTATTTACAGGCAATCACGACATCTGGATTTTTGACTATTTCACCAAAGAAATGGGCATAAAGGTATACCGAGACCCACAAGAGTACGCTATTTATTACCCCGAAAAAACATTACCCATGCAATTATATATTGCTCACGGCGATGGATTGGGCCCTGGCGATAATGGCTATAAAGTACTGAAGAAAGTCTTTGAAAATAAGCTATGCCAATGGGCTTTTAGTTGGTTACACCCACACATTGGTATTACCTTGGCACATTGGTGGTCGGGAAGCCGAAAAGACCCTGAAAGAATCAAACGAGAATTGGTATTTAAAGGTAATAGCGAGTGGTTGCTCAACCATGCAATAGCAGAAGAGGCTAAAAAACACCATGATTTTTATATTTTTGGGCATAGACACCTTTTGTTAGACTTGGAGGTAGGTACTCAAAGTAGGTATATTAATTTGGGGGAATGGTGCTATGACAACGAAGAAACGAGTTATCATTATGCTGTTTGGGATGGTAAAAAAATAAACATTGAACGTTTTTTAGAGAAACCATAA
- the ftsH gene encoding ATP-dependent zinc metalloprotease FtsH, whose amino-acid sequence MAENNSGDNRQQDFPKQSRRPNVPSGGFQGWLVVALIIALVSIYFLSKTRVLKSIEPLQFEQMVLNHEISKLTIIKNKDIVEITLKKEALPKYKAELNDQQGSVMTQGTGPHFELPINSAFSFETELNDLQKDIPREQRIHATSDERTGIFDFLMGPGLLILMFVGIYFMFFRMGGAGGPGGQIFNIGRSRATLFDGEAKVKITFNDVAGLDEAKEEIQEIVEFLKNPKKFTDLGGKIPKGALLVGPPGTGKTLLAKAVAGEAGVPFFSLSGSDFVEMFVGVGAARVRDLFKQAKEKAPCIIFIDEIDAVGRSRGRGAMPGANDERENTLNSLLVEMDGFATDSGIIIMAATNRPDVLDSALLRPGRFDRQISVDKPDIVGREAIFKVHLKPLKLSSDVDPKELSAQTPGFAGAEIANVCNEAALIAARRGKTAVDMKDFQEAMDRVIGGLEKKNKLISPEEKKIVAYHEAGHAIAGWFLEHANPLVKVTIVPRGIAALGYAQYLPKEQFLYRTEQLIDEMCVTLGGRAAEDIIFGKISTGAQNDLERITKLAYSMVTIYGMNEKLGNISYYDSKGSEYNFNKPYSETTAREIDEEVRAIIQNAYQRTKDLLTEKRDKLEILAQELLKKEVLFQSDLERLVGERPFAQLTTYQEFIKGEEEKEKALELEKEQKANEESQAESVETETPEASK is encoded by the coding sequence ATGGCAGAAAATAATAGCGGAGATAACAGACAGCAGGACTTCCCGAAACAATCTCGTCGCCCCAACGTACCTAGCGGTGGATTCCAAGGATGGTTAGTAGTTGCTTTAATTATTGCTTTGGTTAGCATTTACTTTCTCAGTAAAACTCGTGTGCTTAAAAGCATAGAGCCTCTGCAATTTGAACAAATGGTTTTGAATCATGAAATTTCAAAATTAACCATAATCAAAAACAAAGATATTGTAGAGATTACGCTTAAAAAAGAAGCATTACCCAAATATAAAGCCGAGCTCAATGACCAACAAGGTTCGGTAATGACACAAGGTACAGGCCCTCATTTTGAGCTTCCTATCAATTCGGCTTTCTCTTTTGAAACAGAACTGAATGACTTACAAAAGGATATTCCTCGCGAACAAAGAATTCATGCAACCTCTGACGAACGAACGGGGATTTTTGATTTCTTGATGGGACCCGGATTGTTAATTTTGATGTTTGTTGGTATTTACTTCATGTTCTTTAGAATGGGGGGTGCTGGTGGTCCTGGAGGACAAATTTTCAATATTGGCCGCTCTCGTGCTACTTTGTTCGATGGCGAAGCAAAAGTGAAAATTACCTTCAACGATGTTGCTGGCTTAGACGAGGCCAAAGAGGAAATACAAGAAATTGTAGAGTTTTTGAAGAATCCTAAGAAATTTACTGATTTGGGAGGTAAAATTCCAAAAGGTGCATTATTAGTAGGCCCTCCGGGTACAGGTAAAACCTTATTGGCCAAAGCTGTTGCAGGCGAAGCGGGTGTACCGTTCTTCTCGTTGTCTGGCTCAGACTTTGTTGAAATGTTTGTTGGTGTAGGTGCTGCTCGTGTTCGTGACTTGTTTAAACAAGCCAAAGAAAAAGCACCTTGTATTATCTTTATTGATGAGATTGATGCAGTAGGTCGCTCGCGTGGCCGAGGTGCTATGCCTGGGGCAAACGATGAGCGTGAAAATACCTTGAACTCGTTGTTGGTTGAAATGGATGGTTTTGCTACCGACTCTGGTATTATTATCATGGCTGCCACCAACCGCCCAGATGTACTAGACTCAGCGTTGCTACGTCCAGGTCGTTTTGACCGTCAGATTTCGGTAGACAAGCCCGATATTGTTGGCCGTGAAGCAATTTTCAAAGTACACTTAAAACCTTTGAAGTTGTCTTCGGATGTTGACCCGAAAGAACTTTCGGCTCAAACGCCAGGATTTGCTGGAGCTGAAATTGCCAACGTTTGTAACGAAGCAGCTTTGATTGCAGCTCGTCGTGGAAAAACTGCGGTTGATATGAAAGATTTTCAAGAAGCGATGGACAGAGTAATCGGTGGTTTGGAAAAGAAAAATAAATTGATTTCGCCTGAAGAAAAGAAAATTGTTGCTTATCACGAAGCAGGTCACGCTATTGCAGGATGGTTCTTAGAACACGCCAATCCGTTGGTAAAAGTAACCATTGTTCCTCGTGGTATTGCGGCTTTGGGTTATGCTCAATATTTGCCGAAAGAACAATTCTTGTACCGTACCGAACAGTTAATAGACGAAATGTGTGTTACCTTGGGTGGTCGTGCGGCTGAAGACATTATTTTTGGTAAAATTTCGACTGGTGCTCAAAACGACTTAGAAAGAATTACCAAATTGGCATATAGCATGGTAACAATCTATGGTATGAACGAAAAATTAGGTAATATCTCTTATTATGATTCAAAAGGTTCGGAGTATAACTTTAATAAGCCTTATTCTGAAACAACAGCACGTGAGATTGATGAAGAAGTAAGAGCAATTATTCAAAATGCTTATCAACGTACCAAAGATTTATTAACAGAAAAACGTGATAAGTTAGAAATCTTGGCTCAAGAGCTTTTGAAAAAAGAAGTGTTATTCCAAAGTGACTTAGAAAGATTGGTAGGTGAGCGTCCTTTTGCTCAATTGACTACTTACCAAGAGTTTATCAAAGGTGAAGAGGAAAAAGAAAAAGCACTAGAACTTGAAAAAGAACAAAAAGCTAATGAAGAGTCTCAAGCTGAATCGGTAGAAACCGAAACACCTGAAGCATCTAAATAG
- the rsfS gene encoding ribosome silencing factor has product MVEIKAEKEISSEELSRLVVKGMQERKALDIVVMDLRGVKNAFADFFVVCAGTSDTQIDAIADSVDKEVWEATHTNPKSVEGKTNREWILLDYYDVIVHVFKKDRREFYKLEELWGDADFTYIDEDAA; this is encoded by the coding sequence ATGGTAGAGATTAAAGCAGAAAAAGAAATAAGTTCAGAAGAACTTAGTCGTTTAGTAGTAAAAGGAATGCAAGAAAGAAAAGCATTAGACATTGTAGTGATGGATTTGAGAGGAGTAAAAAATGCCTTTGCCGACTTTTTTGTGGTGTGTGCAGGTACATCCGACACACAAATTGATGCCATTGCAGATTCGGTAGATAAAGAAGTATGGGAAGCAACGCATACCAATCCAAAAAGCGTAGAAGGTAAAACCAATCGTGAATGGATTTTATTGGATTATTATGACGTAATCGTACACGTATTCAAAAAAGATAGAAGAGAATTCTATAAACTTGAAGAATTATGGGGCGATGCAGATTTTACTTATATTGACGAAGATGCCGCTTAG
- a CDS encoding biotin--[acetyl-CoA-carboxylase] ligase produces the protein MYKIQPNTLFTGKIIKYLPTCHSTNDIAAEMIQSQDVFEGTIVITDHQTAGRGQRGNTWEASSAQNLTLSIILKPSFLKASEQFKLNVAISLGVYDFLSEFIDEGLKIKWSNDIYHENKKLGGILIENTLQGYQIGYSVVGIGLNINQLQFTVPTASSLRKVTESPIPYDLDAVLGKLLEQIEKYYLQIKQGYYETLKIKYLHVLFRYQEWHYFRKDGQLFSGQIIGIDETGRLAIESEDMVHYFGFKEVEFVI, from the coding sequence TTGTACAAAATTCAACCCAATACTTTATTTACTGGCAAAATTATTAAATATCTGCCAACTTGTCATTCTACTAACGACATTGCGGCTGAAATGATTCAATCTCAGGATGTTTTTGAGGGTACTATTGTGATTACCGACCATCAAACTGCTGGAAGAGGACAAAGAGGCAATACTTGGGAAGCCTCCAGTGCACAGAATTTGACTTTATCGATTATCTTAAAACCATCTTTTCTAAAAGCTAGCGAGCAATTTAAACTCAATGTAGCGATTTCTTTAGGTGTTTACGATTTTTTGAGTGAGTTTATCGATGAAGGTTTAAAAATTAAATGGTCGAATGATATTTATCATGAAAATAAAAAATTAGGGGGTATCCTTATCGAAAATACTTTACAGGGGTATCAAATCGGCTATTCTGTTGTAGGTATTGGTCTTAATATCAATCAATTACAGTTTACTGTTCCTACGGCTTCTTCTCTAAGAAAAGTAACGGAATCGCCTATTCCTTATGATTTGGACGCGGTGCTGGGAAAGTTGCTTGAGCAAATTGAAAAATATTATCTCCAAATTAAACAGGGCTATTACGAAACCCTCAAAATAAAATATTTGCACGTGCTGTTTCGCTACCAAGAATGGCACTATTTCAGAAAAGATGGTCAATTATTTTCTGGCCAAATTATTGGTATCGATGAAACAGGCAGGCTCGCTATAGAATCGGAAGATATGGTACATTATTTTGGTTTTAAGGAAGTCGAATTTGTAATTTAA
- a CDS encoding AMP-binding protein: MSRPFGTLVENFYYWEAQTPNNVFLKQPQGSTFRDFTFAESGKQARKIASAILAMNLPPNSHIGIVSKNCAHWILADLAIAMAGHISVPFYPTLTAEQLHQVLVHANCKVLFVGKLDTWDAMKEGVPAGIKCIAFPTYYEGSPAIFENWDALLDKFQTLSINVSPKYDAICTVVYTSGTTGVPKGVMLTHGAFVEALNHTKEVGLLEMSNTRFFSYLPLCHIAERNIVEAAGIATGGTIYFAENIDSFQKNLEAAQPTHFLAVPRIWTKFQLGILSKIPQKRLTLLLKLPLLNTLIKRKIKQGLGLAKAKIILTGAAPMPTSLLQWFQQLDITIQEAYGMTENMGLTSLMPLNAVKSGTVGKPHKGVHIRINPNTQEIQMQSPWNTLGYYKEPVLTEELFHEGWLCTGDMGTIDEDGYLKIIGRVKDMFKSSKGEYIVPTPIESLLAVNPIIEQVCVVGSGLPQPIALVVLSEFGHNISREVLIDTFSTILERINPHFNNYEHLQKMVIVKQNWSVENGILTPTLKVKRNVIEAAYKDRIFRWYNISEKVVFE; the protein is encoded by the coding sequence ATGTCCAGACCATTCGGAACTCTTGTTGAGAACTTTTACTATTGGGAAGCCCAAACCCCTAATAATGTTTTTCTTAAACAACCTCAAGGTTCTACCTTTCGAGATTTTACTTTTGCCGAATCAGGAAAGCAGGCTCGCAAAATAGCCAGTGCTATTTTGGCCATGAATTTACCGCCCAATAGCCATATTGGTATTGTATCTAAAAACTGTGCCCATTGGATTCTTGCCGATTTGGCAATTGCTATGGCTGGGCATATTTCAGTACCATTTTACCCAACCCTAACAGCCGAACAACTTCATCAAGTATTGGTTCATGCCAATTGTAAGGTTCTATTTGTCGGAAAACTCGATACTTGGGATGCCATGAAAGAGGGTGTGCCTGCTGGAATAAAGTGTATAGCCTTTCCAACGTATTATGAGGGTTCACCTGCTATATTCGAGAACTGGGATGCTCTGTTAGATAAGTTTCAGACATTATCTATCAACGTTTCACCCAAATACGATGCCATTTGTACCGTTGTCTATACCTCTGGTACTACAGGTGTACCCAAAGGTGTTATGCTTACTCATGGAGCATTTGTTGAAGCACTTAATCATACCAAAGAGGTAGGTTTATTAGAGATGTCGAATACCCGTTTTTTTTCGTACTTGCCGCTATGTCATATTGCCGAGCGGAATATCGTAGAAGCAGCAGGTATTGCTACAGGAGGTACGATTTATTTTGCTGAAAATATAGATTCTTTTCAAAAAAATCTTGAAGCGGCACAGCCTACACATTTTCTGGCTGTTCCACGTATCTGGACAAAATTTCAGTTGGGGATTCTCTCAAAAATACCACAAAAGAGACTCACCCTTTTGCTGAAACTACCCCTACTCAATACCTTGATTAAGCGAAAAATTAAGCAAGGATTGGGACTAGCAAAAGCAAAAATTATTTTGACAGGAGCAGCTCCAATGCCTACAAGTCTTTTACAATGGTTTCAGCAGCTCGACATTACGATTCAGGAGGCTTATGGTATGACCGAAAATATGGGGCTAACTTCTTTGATGCCACTCAACGCTGTTAAGTCGGGTACTGTAGGCAAACCTCATAAAGGTGTGCATATACGCATTAACCCCAATACCCAAGAAATCCAAATGCAATCGCCTTGGAATACACTTGGTTACTATAAAGAACCTGTTCTTACCGAAGAACTATTCCATGAAGGCTGGCTTTGTACAGGCGATATGGGTACTATTGATGAAGATGGATACCTGAAAATTATTGGTCGAGTAAAGGATATGTTCAAATCATCAAAAGGCGAGTATATTGTACCTACACCTATCGAAAGCCTATTGGCTGTAAATCCTATTATTGAGCAAGTGTGTGTGGTTGGCTCGGGCTTGCCACAGCCGATTGCCCTTGTTGTTTTGTCAGAATTTGGACATAATATCTCCAGAGAAGTACTTATTGATACCTTTTCTACTATACTAGAGCGGATAAACCCTCATTTTAACAACTATGAGCATTTGCAAAAAATGGTTATTGTAAAACAAAATTGGAGTGTTGAAAATGGAATACTAACCCCTACGCTAAAAGTAAAGCGGAATGTAATTGAAGCTGCTTATAAAGACCGAATCTTTAGATGGTACAATATCTCGGAAAAAGTGGTTTTTGAATAA